The nucleotide window TCATGGGCTTGTCTATGTCAGTATCCAACATTGAAACACTGAGAGGGTACCAACCATTCTCGCTCTGCTTTTGTTGAGGCACTTCCGTCTTCTCCGCAACAGTGCCTTCTGTGCCATGGCGTAGAGATCCCGTGCTATCGTAGTCTTCCTCATCTGAAGAAGTGACCATTCCTTCAGAACGCTTGGATAAGCCTTTGCGCGTTCGACGAAAACGTGCCTTTCCTGAGACTTGGCCCCAGGCCTTGCGCCGCAGGACGGAAGAAATGACTCCGCAACCCAGCATAGTGATGAAACAAGTAGTCAGGAAAACGACCTTTCCCCAATTCACCGTGCCATCATAGCTATATGCCTGACAAAGACGGGCGAGTGAAGCAAAAGCACCAGAATTGGTGAAGGCAGTGTAAGTCGAGTCCCAAAGGCGTAGAGAAGCACCAAAATCCACAAGACCGGACCGAGAGGTGGTAGGGGAGGTTAGAGGGACATCTGTCGACCCCATCCCCGGCGGCGACGAAGACAATGTTGGGGATACTTATAAGACTACCGACTGGTCCAGGCGCGAAGCTGCGTCGCCCCTAAACAGGAACCTTATTACCGCTCACCGATCGCCCACGCCTTAACACCTAGTGTCAGGGATCCCTCCGTTTAGGGACCAACGATCGGGAGCGAAGAGGATCCGTTCTGGAATGCGAGTCGAAGTTCACACGAGCCGAGAGAACGGCACCTCTTTGGCGGGTCAGGAGAGTCTCCGGGATCGATAGTGAGGCAACGGAGCGGGTCGATCGAAACACTCAGCAGCCGGGAAGCCCAACGATAGCGCGCTATGAGGAAACGAGTTTGGAGTAGACTATTTTGAGGTAAGGAGAGCTTGTTCTTAGGCACGACTTTAACTGCGCCCCGGGATAGTTTGGACCAATGAATGCTGGGTATCCGTCACGTTGGTCTGCTGGCTGCGCCTAGGCGTTCCGGACAATCTGACAGATCCACCAGGGCTTTATTTGAACCAAAGCAAGGAGGACGACGGCCCAATTTGTTTTAAGGATTGATTCCAACCGAATGACGACGATATCTCAATTGTTGGTTGACCCAAGTAACCTCCGGGTCACATGGAGCGTTTTGCGCGGAGATTCCAGTCGGCGGCAGAgtgatgcggaggatgatgcgcCTGACGTCGCGAAAGAACTGTGAGGCAGGTCAGCTATGATCCCAAAGCCACCCAAAAACCAGTCGTACAGGGGACTCATGAGAGTACAGCGTCAACTTTCAGAGTGAATGGTGGGCGGAGTTTGGCAGCGGTGGGCACACTCATACCTAGCTTTGTGCAGCACCAACAATAGAAAATCGCAACCACACTTTGCGACTGAGGAACGCAAACCTTAACTGGAGTAACTGCAGGCGGGCTGGATCGCGGAGCGGAATTcggaagagaagcagaaaTGGTGGCGGACAACGACAGGGAGCGGCGACAAACAACAGGCCTGTCAGAGGGTCGGAGGCAAGACCGTGGAGGATCTGCGATACTTTGGTTTGTCGCAAATTTGCCGGCGGTGATTCACATCCACTCATGGCGTCACGCTGCAGCTTCCTGGATGACTCATCCCGCGCTAGTCCCTTTGGGGTCTTTCGGATGCCGGAGTTCTCGCCGCTCCAAACACGAGACCATcttctattaatttaataggAGACTTGTATAAATGATTATGATAGAAGGTTAGAGCATCACTACTAACTGTCCTTTGTTATCATTCTGCATTTTGATTCCTGATGTGTACATAGTGTCAAACTATTCCAGAGTACTACCATGACAGGACAGCTGCGTCATTGGAGACAGTCTCCACAGCCAAGTTGGGTTATAGTATGGATACATCTTGGAATAAACAAATAATTTTATTGAGAAACTGGGAATTGAGCCACATTCATACCAATCCACCTAAAATAGATCCGTCATGGCCCCGTTCGAGGCATCTCCCACCAACCGGGCATATTTGGCCAGCACACCTCGTGTGACATGCGGTGCTGGGGGCTTCCACTCCCGCAGACGCTGCtgcacctcctcatccgataCATCCATAGTGATGGCATTTGATTCGGCATCAATAGTGATCACATCGCCGTCCCGAACAACGGCAATGGGCCCTCCTACGGCAGCTTCAGGGACAATATGCCCCACAATGAATCCGTGACTAGCGCCAGAGTATCTACCGTCCGTAATCAGTGCCACGTTGGTGAGCTTGGCTCCCATGAGCGCTGCACTGGCCTTGAGCTGTTCCGGCATTCCCGGGCCACCCTTAGGGCCCTCGTAGCGAACAACAATGACCAGGTTCTCGCCGTGAGGGATCTTGCCCTGGTTCAGGGCCTCGTTGAGCTGATGCTCCTTGTCAAACACGCGCGCCTTACCCGTGAACCGGAGCCCTTCCTTGCCGGTAATCTTAGCAACCGCACCGCCGGGTGCAAGGTTACCTCGCAGGATCTGAAGATGGCCCGTCGCCTTGATAGGGTTGTCCAGGGGACGGATGATGACCTGGTCAGCAGACAACGATGGGTGTGATGCTACGTTCTGGGCCAGAGTCTTGCCGGTCACAGTGGGAATATCGCCATCAAGCAGACCAGCTGCGATCAACAACTTCTGGACCGACGGGATGCCTCCAACTTCGTAGAGGTCCGCCATGTAGTACTTCCCACTAGGGGACAGGTCTGCAATAAAAGGGATCTTGTTGCTGACCCGCTGGACATCGTCTAGAGTAAGGTCCACGCCGGCAGTGCGGGCCATAGCCAGGAAGTGGAGCACACCATTGGTGCTTCCTCCCAGGGCCATAGTCATGACCAGGGCATTCTCGAAAGACCGTTTGGTCAACAAGTCCCGAGGACGGATGTCCTTTTCCATGCAAACCTTGATGGCTTCGGCTGCTTTGACACACTCACGCATCTTGGTTGGGGAGGATGCAGGGGTAGAAGACGAGCCGGGCAAGGAGAGGCCCATGGACTCAATTGCTGTAGCCATGGTGTTGGCCGTGAACATACCACCACATGCTCCCGCGCTCGGGCAGGCATGCctctccagatcatccatAATCTCATCCTTGCTCTTGCTAGtatcacctccatcatccggTTGACGGAGAGTGTTATATGTGTAGGCACCAGCAGCTTCGAAGCATGTCGAAACGCTTACACGCTTCCGAAGAAGCTGGGAATACCCAACTTCGATAGTACCACCGTAGAGCATGATCGAGGGCCGATTGTGTCTCGCCATACCCATCACCACACCAGGCATGTTCTTGTCGCATCCGGGGATGGCAATGCAAGCGTCATGGTATTGAGCGCACGTTACAGACTCAACGCTGTCTGCAATGATTTCACGGGTCTGGAGAGAAAACCGCATACCTAACATCCGGTTAGACACGGCCAGCGTATTGGTGTTTATTCAGCACCAACCTTCACTACCCATGCCAATCGCATCCGACACACCAATGGTATTGTACTGCCATCCAATCATGCCTTGGTCCGTgatcgccttcttcaccgtCTTGGCCAGGTCCAACAGGTGCATATTGCAAGGATTGCCTTCCCACCACACAGACGCAACACCAACCTGGGGACTCCTCGTCATGGCATTGTGATCGGGGATGCCTGCCGCGTACAGCATAGCCTGTCCAGTTCGCATGAGGTCAACACTCGTCCAGAATCTGCAGGGAAAGAAATATACAAGAAACACTGATTACCAACCTTCGCGCCAGGGAACTCATGGCCTCTGGTGATAGTAGAAGACCAACGGTTCAAGACAGGGGTACCATCTTCGTGCTTGGTGCCCGCTGGCACGCAGGGAAATTCGAGGTACTTGGCCTCGCCCAAGGTGGATGTCACGGCAGGTTTGGCGGGGTTCATTGTGCAGAGTCAGGAAGGGTAAGAGAGAGAATAGGGCTAGTGGAGTGGACAGAAGGTATTGAACAGCTGCACTGGCCAATGGGCCATatatggaggggatggaggatgaggggtgATGAGAGGCTATACCGAACTCCGTGCTGTATGTGTGCGGTCTGCAGTCCCAAAGCCCCTCGTTCGCCTGGAGACTCGGAGGTACGGCGAGCGAGTGCCCCGATTCAGTCGGCGAGCAGTCCGTTGCGGGGAAGACACGATCCGCGGTATAATCATCCTCGATGTGATTAGCTGCACTTGATGCTCGGGGGGAGGAACCGCTGGTTGTGATTCGAGCAGTCGGGCAGCTTGGGTGGGGTTCCGCTTGTAAAGAGTGGGCCAGCCGTCATTCCCAGTACAGTGCGAGATTAGTACTACTGCATCATATCTCTACAGAGTACTATTACTGCACTAATTGCGAGCACCAAAAGAGGTCAAGAGGAGCATACGCTGCTGGGTATCTTCCATTAAGAGCCAACTCCAAATAATaattgtcatcatcagccatgCATGACACCGACGACTGTAGACTGGCAATGTACCAGAACGATACAATGCTATCTTCCAGTAACATCAAATCAGGACGCCGGATCTCTACTGTACTGAACCGTCCGTCTCTGCCTCCTCATCATGTACCTCTTCCAGTGCATCCTTCTCGATGGTCGACCATTGGCTTGAGTGGTGAAGCGCCTCATCCGACGTAACCTCCTCCAAGGGGCTTGATTTCCCAGTGCGATCCTCCGCCCCCAGCTCGTTTGCAGTGctgtcatcgccatccactGCAAACCCTACCATCTTTCCCGAGCTTGACTGGGGTCGTGTTTCTTCCAGTACATCGCCATTCCAGGGTTTGCATTTCTTCACGATCTCGCCACAGCGTAGACAGACCCagccttctccctcttccccttcgaGCTTCTGCACAATGCAGACAAAACAGTATATACAACCGCAGGGTATAGTTTCATAGGGGTTAGTTATATCCGTCTGGGCTGACCCGACGATGCCTCCCGACGAGGCTGACGCGGCTATTGCTTCGCCCTCCGTCGTGGACGTGGGGTTGTTGTCTTTGTAGCATATCGCGCAGGTTCTCTCCGGAAGGAAAGACAATTCACCCTGCTTCCCGGTCtgttcttcgtcctcgctgCCGGACTTGAGGGTGGACAGTGTCTTGCGCCACAGCCTGGAGAGCCACCGGCGCCACCGGCTAATACCCACAAGCggcaagaggaagaggagaaactCCGTCATCGCGTGCCACACAAGTTGACGATTAAGATATTCGAATGACACCTCACGACTCGCCTGCGCGGAAGGTGGAATCAAGCGCATACGAAGCACGCGGTCGACCAGGGTCCGATATCGGCCATTCACCAAGAATACAAGAAAGGAGACGAAGGCGGCGATCGAGTGAGAGGCGGAAACGAGATCTGTCATGCGGGCGAGCATGCGTACTTCCTGGGACGGCTGGATTTGTGAGCACCATGCACAAGGATCCGATAGACTTGTATTCTTACCTCCTCGTACCCACTCTCTTGGTTAATCAGCCAGCTTTCCCATTTCCCCCAAGCGTAGCGGCCACCGACTGTAAGCAGACCATAGAGGGATTTCTGCCACTTTGTTGGTGCCGAATGCACGGGTCCTTTGCTGCGACTGTCGATGTATTTTAGGTTCTGCAGTGCTGCGCCATAGGAGGCATCGTGGTCCCATATCGAGAGCTTGAAAAGGATCGCACGGAGGGCGAATTGAATCTCATGAGACCAGTCTTCACGTAGTTGGGGCTGATGCAGATTGACGTTAGCATTATCCACGAAATATCGCCCAATCTCCTATCTGGATTTCGACTAACCCCGTAATATTTCAATGCGTCCCCCACCTGTCCTTTCAACAGTCCCAGTAATTCTTCATCTAACAGTTCGGCATCGACCTGGCCGACGCGGTACGCAGGCCTGATACCCTCTCGGCCTCTAATTGTATTCCATAACGAGAAACCCGACTGGGGCAGTTTATTCAGGGGATAAGGAAGTCGCTGAAGAGTGGGATGATTGAGCGGCGACGTCCGCTGCTGCTCCGCCAGCCGGGCGCGAGCTTCCGCTTCGCGGAGACGACGACGTTCCAGAACCCTTTCCTGGGCAGCGGCGAAATTTGTAGAACTCATCGTTGAATCATTGTCGGGATATCAAATCTGGAGGGTCTATAAGGGCGCCTGGAGAAGGTTATTGAAGGTCAAGGCGACAACCTCGAAGTCGCAGTGCTGGCAATCATAGTAGGTTCGTTGACGGCTCCAGCTCAGTCGGTTGTCCGTTCGGAAGAGAAACAGCCGAGGTTGAGATAACAACACGTGACTAGACCGATGATAAGCCCTTCCTGTCTAACTATCAGGTTATCTTTGTACTGGATAGGTGCATACAAGAAGTGGTCGATGATCAGCTGCTCCTAGCAGAATATTGAGGACAATTGCTAATGCCGTTGGACAATACTATAATTCCTATGTtgttctaatataaaaaaacgTATCAATGCATGCCGTCCTACCGAAGAGCATGCACATAGTCACATGGCGATAGCAATGCAGCAAGATAGGagtccatcttcatcatcttaaTTTCCCGCCTGCTTGCCGGCTCCACTGTGATTACTATCCCCTGTGCCAGAAAAGGTAGCATATCACTTGACTACATGATAGACATGAGTCTACTTACCCCTCACCTTTGAGCCCATTACACAAGCCGACCAGCCTGCAGTCTCACAAGTTGTGAACGAGTTGAATGCAACCCTACCCTACTTGCTATCGAAGTCAGCAATGGAATGCTAGTCGAAAACTAAGAGCAGAGCTCGGTTCAGCTATGAGTGAGAATAATATGTGCCAAGCTTGAGCAAGGTGGCATGCGACCACAATCCCCGGCGCCCTGAACTGATGTTATGTCGGTGTTCAACCGACATGGAGCTCCTGCTGGTGAAATCCTCCGAAGGGGACTAGTAATGTTCCATCTGCTGCACGAGGGTCGAGCATACTGACGTTCGGTCCGCCCTGGTTGGTTGGCCTCCGAATTAGGGCCGAAAGACTTCCTAGCCAGTCCCCTTGACCACGCTGCAGGGTGTTCGGCTCCCCGGACTAAACAGAGCCAGCCAGAGGTGCACGTGCGGCCCTCGACTGCCTCTGACGCCCCGCTTGGGGTTGCGGTGCCAAGCCGCTGGGAAGCCTTAGTGCCTGCGGAGCTGAGATCCCTGGCTGGAgatatctactactatactataatttCGTTACTTCATAGTTAGTCGAGCAATTATTGTTGTCTTACCTTCCCCCTGTCTCCGCACATGAATGAAAAAGTGGTATGCCGGAATTCGGACGGATCTCGATTCCATCTCCCCACTTGCTAAGGTTTTGGCGTACCACACTCCCAACAATATCGGACGATGGCAccttggtcttggtcttggccttggccttggatTAGGAACGATCCTGCTGTCGACGGTCATTCACTATCCAGTAGTTATTCCCAGTCAGAGCCAAGAAAGGGCAGACTGTCATCGAATAGGAACATCCGCCTTGGCCGCGTGCTTCTCTAAACCCTCACTCTGTAGTCGCTTGGTGAAGCGTTATCGTGTATCTGGGTGGATACGCTCTTCACTGCCAGGGTACCGAGTCGTTTGCGCCGTCAGCCCATGGAAAGGGCACATGGCCTCGCGTGCTGCTGCTTACCTTGCTGCCTGCTATTCTAGTTGTAGTACCAACGCCcgctcttctcctctcccctggCAGTATAAGAAGTCGCAACCCGCTCATTTCTCACTGGAAGTTGTCTCTCTCGTAGTTGACTGCtgatcatcctcctcatctgtCGCTTCTCACCTGACGATTGCCAGCTTACTACCGTCAGAGAAAGTCATCTCACGATGAAGACTACTGTCGCTTTTCTGTTGGCGGCAGCCTCGGTGGCATATGCCCAGGTTACCAATGTGTCGGAGCCTTCCATATCTTCAATTGAGAAGGATGCTGCCACCATCAAGCCGTACTCGCCGGTGTCGAACGTTCAGGGACTTGCCTTCAACCGCTTCTTTCAGGTTTGGCTTGAGAACATCGTATGTGCCAGACTTCCGATCACTTTTGGGTGTACTCTTCTCTGACTTGTCATCTCATCCAGGACTATACGGATGCGGCCGCCGACGAGAATATGAAGTGGCTCGCCTCCCAGGGTATCACACTGTAAGTCTTAGGCCCAGTAAATGAGACCACCCAGAGTGAAGCAGATATTGAACGCTTCATAGGACCAACTTCCACGCCGTCACTCATCCTTCTGAGCCGAACTACTGCGCCTCCGCCGCTGGAGACACCTTCGGCATGGACAACGATGATTTCATTCAGATTCCCGCCAACGTGTCAACCATTGCCGATTTGTTCGACACCAAGGGCATTTCTTGGGGAGAGTATCAGGAGCACCAGCCCTACCCCGGTTTCCAGGGATTCAACTACTCCAAC belongs to Aspergillus luchuensis IFO 4308 DNA, chromosome 3, nearly complete sequence and includes:
- the PEX2 gene encoding pex2/pex10/pex12 family protein (COG:O;~EggNog:ENOG410PH42;~InterPro:IPR006845;~PFAM:PF04757;~TransMembrane:2 (i205-223o259-280i)), whose protein sequence is MSSTNFAAAQERVLERRRLREAEARARLAEQQRTSPLNHPTLQRLPYPLNKLPQSGFSLWNTIRGREGIRPAYRVGQVDAELLDEELLGLLKGQVGDALKYYGPQLREDWSHEIQFALRAILFKLSIWDHDASYGAALQNLKYIDSRSKGPVHSAPTKWQKSLYGLLTVGGRYAWGKWESWLINQESGYEEPSQEVRMLARMTDLVSASHSIAAFVSFLVFLVNGRYRTLVDRVLRMRLIPPSAQASREVSFEYLNRQLVWHAMTEFLLFLLPLVGISRWRRWLSRLWRKTLSTLKSGSEDEEQTGKQGELSFLPERTCAICYKDNNPTSTTEGEAIAASASSGGIVGSAQTDITNPYETIPCGCIYCFVCIVQKLEGEEGEGWVCLRCGEIVKKCKPWNGDVLEETRPQSSSGKMVGFAVDGDDSTANELGAEDRTGKSSPLEEVTSDEALHHSSQWSTIEKDALEEVHDEEAETDGSVQ
- the ilv3B gene encoding putative mitochondrial dihydroxy acid dehydratase (COG:E;~EggNog:ENOG410PKQ6;~InterPro:IPR000581,IPR004404,IPR037237,IPR042096, IPR020558;~PFAM:PF00920;~go_function: GO:0003824 - catalytic activity [Evidence IEA];~go_function: GO:0004160 - dihydroxy-acid dehydratase activity [Evidence IEA];~go_process: GO:0009082 - branched-chain amino acid biosynthetic process [Evidence IEA]), whose protein sequence is MNPAKPAVTSTLGEAKYLEFPCVPAGTKHEDGTPVLNRWSSTITRGHEFPGAKAMLYAAGIPDHNAMTRSPQVGVASVWWEGNPCNMHLLDLAKTVKKAITDQGMIGWQYNTIGVSDAIGMGSEGMRFSLQTREIIADSVESVTCAQYHDACIAIPGCDKNMPGVVMGMARHNRPSIMLYGGTIEVGYSQLLRKRVSVSTCFEAAGAYTYNTLRQPDDGGDTSKSKDEIMDDLERHACPSAGACGGMFTANTMATAIESMGLSLPGSSSTPASSPTKMRECVKAAEAIKVCMEKDIRPRDLLTKRSFENALVMTMALGGSTNGVLHFLAMARTAGVDLTLDDVQRVSNKIPFIADLSPSGKYYMADLYEVGGIPSVQKLLIAAGLLDGDIPTVTGKTLAQNVASHPSLSADQVIIRPLDNPIKATGHLQILRGNLAPGGAVAKITGKEGLRFTGKARVFDKEHQLNEALNQGKIPHGENLVIVVRYEGPKGGPGMPEQLKASAALMGAKLTNVALITDGRYSGASHGFIVGHIVPEAAVGGPIAVVRDGDVITIDAESNAITMDVSDEEVQQRLREWKPPAPHVTRGVLAKYARLVGDASNGAMTDLF